From the Manihot esculenta cultivar AM560-2 chromosome 3, M.esculenta_v8, whole genome shotgun sequence genome, one window contains:
- the LOC122723222 gene encoding uncharacterized protein LOC122723222 codes for MRLLCKKYRPKSALKDTRVVIQLADRSVVYPKGVLEDVLVQVDELVFPADFYVIDTKEDNCNTFSDILLGRPFLSTARTKIDVHDGTLTMEFEGEVIKFNVYDAMKYPHNMSPVYGLDIIDCLSQEIFYMNQDDILKSDLCRKESQKELGLKETVCSIQQMSCRQAQKGKGPITPLQINSQKSLMQTEGTPTEPP; via the coding sequence gtgcactgaaagatACGAGAGTAGTAATTCAGTTGGCTGACCGATCTGTGGtgtatccaaaaggagttctagaagatgttctagtgcaagtagatgaacttgtctttccagcagacttttatgtgattgatacaaaaGAAGACAATTGTAACACTTTttcagacatccttcttggacgacCTTTCTTAAGTACAGCCAGgactaagatagatgtgcatgatggcactctcactatggaatttgaaggggaagtgattaagtttaatgtttatgatgcaatgaaatatccccataatatgtcccctgtttatggtcttgatattattgattgcttgagtcaggaaattttttatatgaatcaagatgatatactaaaaaGTGACctttgcaggaaagagagccagaaagagctagGACTGAAagaaacagtctgcagcatccaGCAGATGAGCTGCAGACAAGCGCAGAAAGGGAAGGGACCAATtacacctcttcagatcaattCGCAGAAGAGCCTTATGCAGACAGAGGGCACTCCAACTGAACCACCTTAG